The Prevotella sp. oral taxon 299 str. F0039 genome has a segment encoding these proteins:
- a CDS encoding RagB/SusD family nutrient uptake outer membrane protein, producing the protein MKKYISLLLFFALGFFASCNDFLDKSPDSDLDVDINSEEKIADLLTGAYPEASYIPFLEPRTDNVEERVNGVHSQLNESMFYWEDYDQEDLDTPLNYWNSCYKGIAQVNKALELLSTRQKTERVKALYGEAFLLRAYLHFMLVNIWAEPYGGSSTNPGIPYITKPEKNALVDYDRGTVNQVYDKIEKDLKLGITLVSDNYYKQPKFHFNKKAAYAFASRFYLMKGQWKEVIEYADYVLGGDPKTQLRAWRQYADELEFNHKSLYRKYISVDEPANLLLTTTESRLARNTPNEKFGSTFNIVDKIFAQKGIEGGGDYSKMNFIGTYIFTSSLAPVTTGRYLAKFDELSTTESTGTKPRGLYVTNVLLSVDEVLLNRMEAYAMLKNYSRAIDDFLQYCQGKFGFMPSVDRAVYLSTNSDNYNVYTPFYGLTLKQLAMVKLILDFRQKEFYQEGLRWFDIRRFHLAVKRTSKSSYYFPLEKEDPRKVLQIPVEAIQRGLAPNPRERQSLIR; encoded by the coding sequence ATGAAAAAATATATATCATTGTTGCTATTTTTTGCACTCGGATTCTTTGCTAGTTGCAACGATTTTCTAGATAAAAGTCCCGACTCGGATTTAGATGTTGACATCAATTCAGAAGAAAAAATAGCCGATTTACTTACAGGAGCTTATCCCGAAGCCAGTTATATTCCTTTCTTAGAGCCACGCACCGACAATGTAGAAGAGCGTGTAAACGGAGTGCATTCGCAGTTAAACGAGTCGATGTTTTATTGGGAAGACTATGATCAAGAAGACCTAGATACCCCTCTAAACTATTGGAATAGCTGCTATAAAGGTATTGCACAGGTGAATAAGGCGTTAGAGTTATTAAGCACCCGTCAAAAAACTGAGCGTGTAAAGGCTTTATATGGCGAGGCATTTCTATTGAGAGCCTATCTACATTTCATGTTGGTTAATATCTGGGCAGAGCCTTATGGAGGTAGTTCTACAAACCCTGGAATACCTTATATCACCAAACCTGAGAAGAATGCCTTGGTAGATTACGACCGAGGAACAGTGAACCAGGTATATGATAAGATAGAAAAAGATTTGAAACTAGGTATCACCTTGGTTTCAGATAACTACTATAAGCAACCTAAATTCCATTTCAATAAAAAGGCAGCTTATGCCTTTGCATCTCGTTTCTATTTGATGAAAGGTCAGTGGAAAGAGGTGATTGAGTATGCAGATTATGTGCTTGGAGGTGATCCTAAGACACAACTTCGTGCTTGGAGACAATATGCTGATGAGCTAGAATTTAACCATAAGAGTCTTTATCGCAAGTATATTTCTGTTGACGAGCCTGCAAACTTATTGCTCACCACAACAGAATCACGTCTTGCACGCAACACTCCTAACGAAAAGTTTGGTTCTACTTTCAATATCGTAGATAAGATCTTTGCTCAAAAAGGTATTGAAGGCGGAGGCGATTATTCGAAGATGAACTTCATTGGAACCTATATTTTCACTTCCTCTTTGGCTCCTGTAACCACAGGTCGTTATTTAGCTAAGTTCGATGAGCTATCTACAACAGAAAGTACAGGAACTAAACCACGTGGACTTTATGTAACAAACGTGCTTCTTAGTGTCGATGAAGTACTTCTAAATCGTATGGAAGCCTATGCAATGTTAAAGAATTATAGTCGTGCTATCGATGATTTCCTACAATACTGTCAAGGAAAATTCGGTTTTATGCCATCCGTAGATCGTGCTGTTTACCTATCAACCAATAGCGATAATTATAATGTTTACACACCATTCTATGGTTTAACGCTCAAACAATTGGCAATGGTTAAACTCATTCTCGATTTCCGTCAGAAAGAATTTTACCAAGAAGGCTTGCGATGGTTCGACATAAGACGTTTTCATTTAGCAGTAAAACGTACATCAAAGAGTTCTTATTATTTCCCATTAGAGAAAGAAGACCCTCGAAAAGTTTTGCAAATTCCAGTAGAAGCAATTCAACGAGGTCTCGCTCCTAACCCCCGTGAGCGTCAATCACTTATCCGTTAA